Proteins found in one Zea mays cultivar B73 chromosome 1, Zm-B73-REFERENCE-NAM-5.0, whole genome shotgun sequence genomic segment:
- the LOC100286058 gene encoding Metacaspase-1 translates to MASARPPQAQRTAWCGRCGARLSVAPGARSVRCALCHAVTRVERRPHGLHRAAVGFIRGLIGGLTPPQRPAAALQELPPSSFPRVRGCKKRALLVGISYAGTRYELGGAVNDVNCMSYLLRERFGFPAECILVLTQEDMEPGRVPTRANLMRALRWLVDGASAGDSLVFHFSGHGVQKLDRDGDEADGYDEALCPVDFEDPRGGGGVILDDEINATIVRPLGKGVKLHAIVDTCHSGTILDLPYLCRLSRTGYWQWENQQTARLAASGETKCTSGGLAISISGCGDSQTSQDTTALSGSASTGAMTYSFIKAVESEPGTTYGRLLTAMRATIRDNGGEFGIPGPIGTFFRRVITFSCAQEPQLCASETFDIYRKPFLL, encoded by the exons ATGGCGAGCGCGCGGCCGCCGCAGGCGCAGCGCACGGCGTGGTGCGGCCGCTGCGGCGCGCGCCTGTCCGTGGCCCCCGGTGCGCGCTCCGTGCGGTGCGCGCTCTGCCACGCCGTGACGCGCGTCGAGCGCCGCCCGCACGGCCTGCACCGCGCCGCCGTGGGCTTCATCAGGGGCCTCATCGGCGGCCTGACGCCGCCGcagcggcccgcggcggcgctccaggAGCTGCCGCCGAGCTCCTTCCCGCGCGTCCGCGGCTGCAAGAAGCGCGCCCTCCTGGTGGGGATCAGCTACGCCGGCACCAGGTACGAGCTCGGGGGCGCCGTCAACGACGTCAACTGCATGAGCTACCTGCTCCGCGAGCGCTTCGGATTCCCGGCGGAATGCATCCTCGTGCTCACAC AGGAGGACATGGAGCCTGGCCGGGTGCCGACGCGGGCGAACCTGATGCGCGCCCTGCGGTGGCTCGTGGACGGCGCCAGCGCCGGGGACTCCCTGGTGTTCCACTTCTCGGGCCACGGCGTGCAGAAGCTGGACAGGGACGGCGACGAGGCGGACGGCTACGACGAGGCGCTGTGCCCCGTGGACTTCGAGGacccccgcggcggcggcggcgtcatcCTGGACGACGAGATCAACGCCACCATCGTGCGCCCGCTCGGCAAGGGCGTGAAGCTGCACGCCATCGTCGACACCTGCCACAGCGGCACCATACTCGACCTCCCCTACCTCTGCCGCCTGTCcag GACCGGGTACTGGCAGTGGGAGAACCAACAGACGGCCCGCCTCGCCGCGTCCGGCGAGACCAAGTGCACCAGCGGCGGCCTCGCCATCTCGATCAGCGGCTGCGGCGACAGCCAGACGTCGCAGGACACCACG GCGCTCTCCGGGTCCGCCTCCACCGGCGCCATGACGTACAGCTTCATCAAGGCGGTGGAGTCGGAGCCGGGCACCACCTACGGCCGCCTGCTGACGGCGATGAGAGCCACCATCCGCGACAACGGCGGTGAGTTCGGCATACCGGGCCCCATCGGCACCTTCTTCCGCCGGGTCATCACGTTCAGCTGCGCGCAG GAGCCCCAGCTGTGCGCTTCAGAGACGTTCGACATCTACAGGAAACCTTTTCTCTTGTGA
- the LOC100193665 gene encoding uncharacterized protein LOC100193665: MRDDMGMTIEDVIEECKVFYFAGMETTSVLLTWTMVVLSMDPEWQDRAREEVTALFGRDGKPEYDGLSRLKVVTMVLYEVLRLYPPATSVVRQTYKEMEVGGVTYPARRDPGAACAAHPPRPGHLGRRRARVQARQVLRGRVQGLQGPRRVPPVRLGPAHLHRPELRAAGGQDGALHDPPAVRVRARAILRSCAAYRDNLASYARCAA, translated from the exons ATGAGAGACGACATGGGGATGACGATCGAAGACGTGATCGAGGAGTGCAAGGTGTTCTACTTCGCCGGGATGGAGACCACGTCGGTGCTGCTCACGTGGACGATGGTGGTGCTCAGCATGGACCCGGAGTGGCAGGACCGCGCGAGGGAGGAGGTGACGGCTCTGTTCGGCAGGGACGGCAAGCCCGAGTACGACGGCCTAAGCCGCCTCAAAGTC GTGACCATGGTGCTCTACGAGGTGCTCCGGCTGTACCCGCCGGCCACCTCCGTCGTCCGGCAAACGTACAAGGAGATGGAGGTCGGAGGCGTCACCTACCCCGCGCGACGTGATCCTGGAGCTGCCTGTGCTGCTCATCCACCACGACCCGGACATCTGGGGAGGCGACGCGCGCGAGTTCAGGCCCGACAGGTTCTCCGAGGGCGTGTCCAGGGCCTCCAAGGACCCCGGCGCGTTCCTCCCGTTCGGCTGGGGCCCGCGCATCTGCATCGGCCAGAACTTCGCGCTGCTGGAGGCCAAGATGGCGCTCTGCATGATCCTCCAGCGGTTCGAGTTCGGGCTCGCGCCATCCTACGCTCATGCGCCGCATACCGTGATAACCTTGCATCCTATGCACGGTGCGCAGCTTAA